CGCACGGTCGGAGCGGCGTCGAGCGCTATCTGCTCGGCAGCGTCACCGAAAAAGTCGTCCGGACGGCCGACGCCCCCGTCCTCACGGTGCGCCCGGAAGCATGAGCACGCCGACCATCACCGAGGAGGACGAAGCGATCCTCGACTACCTCGCCGAGAACGCCGCCGGGCGCGCGGACGTCGCCGACGCGGTGGGACTGAGCGACGACGAGACGGCGGACCGCCTCGACGGCCTCGTCGAGGGCGGCCTCGTCCGCGAATCGACGGGCACCTACGAGATCACCGACAGCGGCGAGCGACTGCTCGCCTCGCCCGGCGACGGCACGGCGGACGCCGGGGTCGACACGCCGCCGGCGGTCGGCGAGGCGATAGCCGAGATGGACCTCGCGCCTGACCACGCGGAGGCCCTGGAGGAGGCGTTCGCGTTCCTGCGGCACTGGGGCGCGGCGTCGTCGGCCGAGGTGATCGACGCGGTGTACAGCGAGAACCCCCTCGGCTACGCCTCGGCGGACGACTGGTGGGCGGAGGCGATCCGCGACCCGCTCGCGGAACTGCCCGAGATAGAGCGCGACGGCGACGCGTGGCGCCACGCCGGCGGCGGGGCGGTCGACGACGGCGACGGCCGGCGGGCGTTCACGTCGACCGGTGAGGAGACGTACGGCAGCGTCAAGCACGCGTTCGAATCGCTGGACGTGGACGCGCAACAGCGCGAGGCCGTCACCGCGGTGTTCGAGCACCTGCAGAGCCACGGCGGCGCGTCCGAGGACGAACTGCAAGAACTCGCGCGCGACGCCGCCGATGTGGAGGCGTCCGCGGGCACCTGGTGGCGCGACGCGGTCGCCCCCGTCCTGCGGGAGTTGCCCGGTATCGACCGGGGTGACGGCCGCTGGCAGTACTCCGGAGACCATCCAGAGTAGCTCCGGCGGC
This region of Halostella limicola genomic DNA includes:
- a CDS encoding helix-turn-helix domain-containing protein; the encoded protein is MSTPTITEEDEAILDYLAENAAGRADVADAVGLSDDETADRLDGLVEGGLVRESTGTYEITDSGERLLASPGDGTADAGVDTPPAVGEAIAEMDLAPDHAEALEEAFAFLRHWGAASSAEVIDAVYSENPLGYASADDWWAEAIRDPLAELPEIERDGDAWRHAGGGAVDDGDGRRAFTSTGEETYGSVKHAFESLDVDAQQREAVTAVFEHLQSHGGASEDELQELARDAADVEASAGTWWRDAVAPVLRELPGIDRGDGRWQYSGDHPE